A genomic window from Pseudomonas alcaligenes includes:
- a CDS encoding DinB family protein — MLSLTLNALAVFPDQLQAHFAAFPVACRHWRPASWEGIPSEPFSAIEQLCHVRDIEVEGYQLRIRRTLSEDNPLLLSLDGAAMARARRYAEADADSVLAEFHRARRETLALLGTLDAAQLQRPARFEGYGELTLRSLLHYLCSHDQQHLAGLQWLLGKLAATAPHAPASTPTCN; from the coding sequence ATGCTCAGCCTCACCCTGAACGCCCTCGCCGTCTTTCCCGACCAGCTGCAGGCCCACTTCGCTGCCTTCCCCGTCGCCTGCCGGCACTGGCGGCCGGCGTCCTGGGAGGGCATCCCCAGCGAGCCCTTCAGCGCCATCGAACAGCTCTGCCATGTGCGCGACATCGAGGTGGAGGGCTACCAGCTGCGCATCCGCCGCACCCTCAGCGAAGACAACCCGCTGCTGCTCTCGCTGGACGGCGCGGCCATGGCCCGCGCACGCCGCTACGCCGAGGCGGATGCCGACTCGGTGCTGGCCGAGTTCCACCGCGCCCGGCGCGAGACCCTGGCGCTGCTCGGCACGCTCGACGCGGCCCAGCTGCAGCGCCCGGCCCGCTTCGAGGGCTACGGCGAGCTGACCCTGCGCAGCCTGCTGCACTACCTGTGCAGCCACGACCAGCAGCACCTGGCCGGCCTGCAGTGGCTGCTCGGCAAGCTCGCCGCGACCGCCCCACACGCCCCTGCGAGCACTCCGACATGCAACTGA
- a CDS encoding MliC family protein, whose amino-acid sequence MLKQGCITLALAVLLGGCASQSAPSDEWTRWVCDSQVEVLWRLADADGESVDLRLGGDDIVHRLVQEPAASGVLYSDGRLAFHTKGEEGLVYRVADDDLIGRGCKAP is encoded by the coding sequence ATGCTGAAACAGGGATGCATCACCCTGGCCCTGGCCGTCCTGCTCGGCGGCTGCGCCAGCCAGTCGGCGCCGAGCGACGAGTGGACCCGCTGGGTCTGCGACAGCCAGGTCGAGGTGCTGTGGCGTCTCGCTGACGCCGATGGCGAGAGCGTGGACCTGCGCCTGGGCGGCGACGATATCGTCCACCGCCTGGTGCAGGAGCCGGCGGCCTCGGGCGTGCTGTACAGCGACGGCAGGCTGGCCTTCCACACCAAGGGCGAGGAAGGCCTGGTCTACCGGGTGGCCGACGACGACCTGATCGGGCGTGGCTGCAAGGCACCCTGA
- a CDS encoding HDOD domain-containing protein, with protein MAVEVSDYSIYRRVVSQLMQGQEQLPSLPALTLEIRRALSDGQVSLGALARLVSRDPALAALLMKHASCALYRHPVAPRTLQEVIVLLGVGEVDRITMVHSIKSLFTLHSPAHKRLFMEVWERLVLKASTCAMLARLLGQVAPEHALLASLLSEVGTLAVLSAFKDEAQIPSGELYYKLCREYSKSLGVIVLKKWAVDDEYIGVIRGAGNWGASNGWELELIDLVNLALFHAIKERDALAELPQLVELAAYHKLRPPLNFIGDNGELELVVSHRADIHAIAATLR; from the coding sequence TTGGCGGTCGAGGTTTCGGACTATTCGATCTACCGGCGGGTGGTGTCGCAGCTGATGCAGGGCCAGGAACAGCTGCCCAGCCTGCCGGCGCTGACCCTGGAGATCCGCCGGGCGCTGAGCGACGGCCAGGTCAGCCTGGGCGCACTGGCGCGCCTGGTCAGCCGCGACCCGGCGCTGGCCGCGCTGCTGATGAAGCACGCCTCCTGCGCCCTGTATCGCCACCCGGTGGCGCCGCGCACCCTGCAGGAAGTGATAGTGCTGCTCGGCGTGGGCGAGGTCGATCGCATCACCATGGTGCACAGCATCAAGAGCCTGTTCACCCTGCACAGCCCGGCGCACAAGCGCCTGTTCATGGAGGTCTGGGAGCGCCTGGTGCTCAAGGCCAGCACCTGCGCCATGCTCGCCCGCCTGCTCGGCCAGGTGGCGCCGGAGCACGCCCTGCTGGCCAGCCTGCTCAGCGAGGTGGGCACCCTGGCCGTGCTCTCGGCGTTCAAGGACGAGGCGCAGATTCCCTCCGGCGAGCTGTACTACAAGTTGTGCCGCGAATACAGCAAGTCGCTGGGGGTGATAGTGCTGAAGAAGTGGGCGGTGGACGACGAGTACATCGGGGTGATCCGTGGCGCCGGCAACTGGGGCGCCAGCAACGGATGGGAGCTGGAGCTGATCGATCTGGTCAACCTGGCCCTGTTCCATGCCATCAAGGAGCGCGATGCCCTGGCCGAGCTGCCGCAGCTGGTGGAGCTGGCGGCCTACCACAAGCTGCGGCCGCCGCTGAACTTCATCGGCGACAACGGCGAGCTGGAGCTGGTGGTCAGCCACCGCGCGGACATCCACGCCATCGCCGCCACCCTGCGCTGA
- a CDS encoding M48 family metallopeptidase: MTPFKYLQGYPPHLQQQVLQMVAENRLGDYLAERYPHRHQVQSDKALYGYVLDLKQEYLRSAPAIDKVLYDNRLDLTHRALGLHTAISRVQGGKLKAKKEIRVAALFKDAAPEFLNMIVVHELAHLKEAEHNRAFYKLCQYMLPDYHQLEFDLRLHLTWRELQGGA, translated from the coding sequence ATGACGCCCTTCAAGTACCTCCAGGGCTACCCGCCGCACCTGCAGCAGCAGGTGCTGCAGATGGTCGCCGAGAACCGCCTGGGCGACTATCTGGCCGAGCGCTACCCCCATCGCCACCAGGTGCAGAGCGACAAGGCGCTCTATGGCTACGTGCTCGACCTCAAGCAGGAGTACCTGCGCAGCGCGCCGGCCATCGACAAGGTGCTCTACGACAACCGACTCGACCTCACCCACCGCGCCCTGGGCCTGCACACGGCGATCTCGCGGGTGCAGGGCGGCAAGCTCAAGGCGAAGAAGGAGATCCGCGTGGCCGCGCTGTTCAAGGACGCGGCGCCGGAGTTCCTCAACATGATCGTGGTACACGAGCTGGCGCACCTGAAGGAGGCCGAACACAACAGGGCCTTCTACAAGCTGTGTCAGTACATGCTGCCGGACTACCACCAGCTGGAGTTCGACCTGCGTCTGCACCTGACCTGGCGCGAGCTGCAGGGCGGCGCCTGA
- a CDS encoding substrate-binding periplasmic protein gives MCTARWRWLGCLFALSLFPGLQAAPLQLYTEEYPPLNFARDGRPVGLAVDLVREILERTGQRAQISVVPWARGYQAASSEPDSGLFVTMRTAEREPLFKWVGPVAVVVTSFYALRGSGIRIDSLEDAARVGTVAVPRQWYSYQALEARGLDNLYGVIGPQQMMSMLRHGRVPVVVADNVTLESLLALGGLRPEQVEPLYGFLRSEAYIAFSPSTADAVVCDWQQALDSMKADGSFALIYRRWLPGQEPPAELLRPAAALP, from the coding sequence ATGTGCACTGCCCGCTGGCGTTGGCTGGGATGCCTGTTCGCCCTGAGCCTGTTCCCCGGCCTGCAGGCTGCGCCGCTGCAGCTGTATACCGAGGAGTACCCGCCGCTGAACTTCGCCCGCGACGGCCGCCCCGTGGGCCTGGCCGTCGACCTGGTGCGCGAGATTCTCGAGCGCACCGGCCAGCGCGCGCAGATCTCGGTGGTGCCCTGGGCGCGCGGCTACCAGGCGGCCAGCAGCGAGCCCGACAGCGGCCTGTTCGTCACCATGCGCACCGCCGAGCGCGAGCCGCTGTTCAAGTGGGTCGGGCCGGTGGCGGTGGTGGTCACCAGCTTCTACGCGCTCAGGGGTTCGGGCATCCGCATCGACAGCCTGGAGGATGCCGCGCGGGTCGGCACGGTCGCCGTGCCGCGGCAGTGGTACAGCTACCAGGCACTCGAGGCGCGCGGCCTGGACAACCTGTACGGAGTGATCGGTCCGCAGCAGATGATGAGCATGCTGCGCCACGGCCGGGTACCGGTGGTGGTGGCCGACAACGTGACCCTGGAGAGCCTGCTGGCCCTGGGCGGGCTGCGCCCGGAGCAGGTCGAGCCGCTGTATGGCTTCCTGCGCAGCGAAGCCTACATCGCCTTCTCGCCGAGTACCGCGGACGCCGTGGTGTGCGACTGGCAGCAGGCGCTGGATTCGATGAAGGCCGACGGCAGCTTCGCCCTGATCTACCGGCGCTGGTTGCCGGGGCAGGAGCCGCCGGCCGAGCTGCTCAGGCCCGCTGCGGCCTTACCCTGA
- a CDS encoding cyclic nucleotide-binding domain-containing protein produces the protein MSTAPSPLTCEQLSSFSPMDFLTPHYRQQLHASLTYLQRPAGTPLLHKGERSVAQYYLLEGRVSVDSGNGKQSIESGSPQAHLPLNPGQHNPSSVRALTDVRLFAVERQLLERLLGWSQEAAYQVSSLGEMQVEEQDADDWLARLLGTPLFGRLPPSHLHALLARFEYVEARAGERVVGYGEPGEHFFVLKRGRAQVSLPSAYREQPALVLERGDFFGEEALVSGAVRSASVTMLEDGELARLHRDDFVELVRPTLIPRISTHDLQQLSQQGQRPHLLLDVRLAVEYRLGHLPESLNLPVANLRTHADSLDRATCYVVTPEGGIRSELAVHLLNQLGFDAYLLEGGQSAAA, from the coding sequence ATGAGCACTGCACCGTCCCCGCTGACCTGCGAACAGCTGAGCAGCTTCAGCCCGATGGATTTCCTCACCCCGCACTACCGCCAGCAGCTGCATGCCAGCCTCACCTACCTGCAGCGCCCGGCCGGCACCCCGCTGTTGCACAAGGGCGAGCGCTCGGTGGCCCAGTATTACCTGCTGGAAGGCCGGGTCAGCGTGGACAGCGGCAACGGCAAGCAGTCCATCGAGAGCGGCTCGCCGCAGGCCCACCTGCCGCTCAACCCGGGGCAGCACAACCCTTCCAGCGTACGCGCGCTCACCGACGTGCGCCTGTTCGCCGTCGAGCGCCAGCTGCTGGAGCGCCTGCTGGGCTGGAGCCAGGAGGCGGCCTACCAGGTCAGCAGCCTGGGCGAGATGCAGGTGGAGGAACAGGACGCGGACGACTGGCTGGCGCGCCTGCTCGGCACGCCGCTGTTCGGCCGCCTGCCGCCGTCGCACCTGCATGCCCTGCTGGCGCGCTTCGAGTACGTCGAGGCCAGGGCCGGCGAGCGGGTCGTCGGCTATGGCGAGCCGGGCGAGCACTTCTTCGTGCTCAAGCGCGGCCGCGCCCAGGTCAGCCTGCCCTCCGCCTACCGCGAGCAGCCGGCCCTGGTGCTGGAGCGTGGCGACTTCTTCGGCGAGGAGGCGCTGGTCAGCGGCGCGGTGCGCTCGGCCAGCGTGACCATGCTGGAGGATGGCGAGCTGGCGCGCCTGCACCGCGACGACTTCGTCGAGCTGGTGCGGCCGACCCTGATCCCGCGCATCAGCACGCACGACCTGCAGCAGCTGAGCCAGCAGGGGCAGCGCCCGCACCTCCTGCTGGACGTGCGCCTGGCCGTGGAGTACCGCCTCGGCCACCTGCCGGAGAGCCTCAACCTGCCGGTGGCCAACCTGCGCACCCATGCCGACAGCCTCGACCGCGCCACCTGCTACGTGGTCACCCCGGAAGGCGGCATCCGCAGCGAACTGGCCGTGCACCTGCTCAACCAGCTGGGCTTCGACGCCTACCTGCTGGAGGGCGGCCAGTCGGCGGCAGCCTGA
- a CDS encoding DMT family transporter produces MWMGTLFALIAGMMWGLVFVGPLLLPEYPAALQSVGRYLAFGLIALPLAWLDRARLRQLSRSDWLEALKLSAVGNLLYYLCLASAIQRAGGPLPTMIIGTLPVVIAIAANLRNVERDGRLPWARMLPSLGLIGAGIACVNQAELQALSAAGNTDWGRYASGALLAVIAVACWTWYPLRNADWLRDHPGRSPRTWATAQGLVTLPMALLGYALLWAGMAASGSDFAMPLGPRPEQFIALMLVIALLASWVGTLCWNEASQRLPTSLAGQLIVFETLAALAYAFILRGQWPAPLTLAGIALLIVGVLWAVRVRPQRA; encoded by the coding sequence ATGTGGATGGGTACGCTGTTCGCCCTGATCGCCGGGATGATGTGGGGGCTGGTATTCGTCGGCCCGCTGCTGCTGCCGGAATACCCGGCCGCCCTGCAATCGGTCGGGCGCTACCTGGCCTTCGGCCTGATCGCCCTGCCTCTGGCCTGGCTCGACCGCGCGCGCCTGCGCCAGCTGTCGCGCAGCGACTGGCTGGAGGCGCTGAAGCTGTCGGCGGTGGGCAACCTGCTCTACTACCTGTGCCTGGCCAGCGCCATCCAGCGCGCCGGCGGGCCGCTGCCGACCATGATCATCGGCACCCTGCCGGTGGTCATCGCCATCGCCGCCAACCTGCGCAACGTCGAGCGCGACGGCCGTCTGCCCTGGGCCCGGATGCTGCCCTCGCTGGGGCTGATCGGCGCCGGCATCGCCTGCGTCAACCAGGCCGAGCTGCAGGCCCTGAGCGCCGCCGGCAATACCGACTGGGGCCGCTACGCCAGCGGCGCGCTGCTGGCGGTGATCGCCGTGGCCTGCTGGACCTGGTACCCGTTGCGCAACGCCGACTGGCTGCGTGACCATCCCGGGCGCAGCCCACGCACCTGGGCCACCGCCCAGGGCCTGGTGACCCTGCCCATGGCCCTGCTCGGCTATGCCCTGCTGTGGGCCGGCATGGCCGCCAGCGGCAGCGACTTCGCCATGCCGCTGGGGCCGCGCCCGGAGCAGTTCATCGCCCTGATGCTGGTCATCGCCCTGCTCGCTTCCTGGGTCGGCACCCTGTGCTGGAACGAGGCCAGCCAGCGCCTGCCGACCTCGCTGGCCGGCCAGCTGATCGTCTTCGAGACCCTGGCGGCACTGGCCTATGCCTTCATCCTGCGCGGCCAGTGGCCGGCGCCGCTGACCCTGGCCGGCATCGCCCTGCTGATCGTCGGCGTGCTCTGGGCGGTCAGGGTAAGGCCGCAGCGGGCCTGA
- a CDS encoding NAD(P)/FAD-dependent oxidoreductase — translation MSFFPVIIIGAGAAGLMCAAKAAARGRGVLLLDHANKPGKKILMSGGGRCNFTNMYCEPANFLSHNPHFCKSALARYSQWDFVELVVKHDVPYHEKKLGQLFCDRKASDILNMLLAECDEHGVDLRLDTAVETIDKTANGYALRTSAGEFSCESLVIATGGLSIPTLGATGFGYQVARQFGHTLLPTHAGLVPFTITEPQLKALCTELSGTSVEDCVVSCNGVSFKENILFTHRGLSGPAILQISSYWQPGDAISINLLPHIDLPEWLAAQQRERSNSELKTLLAELFTKKMAGLLAEQWFVSKPLKQYTPAELEAVAQKLAEWTLVPAGTEGYRTAEVTLGGIDTREVSSKTMESQKSPGLYFIGEVLDVTGHLGGFNFQWAWASAHAAAQFV, via the coding sequence TTGTCCTTCTTCCCGGTCATCATCATCGGCGCCGGCGCCGCCGGCCTGATGTGCGCGGCCAAGGCCGCCGCGCGCGGGCGTGGCGTGCTGCTGCTGGACCACGCCAACAAGCCGGGCAAGAAGATCCTCATGTCCGGCGGCGGGCGCTGCAACTTCACCAACATGTACTGCGAGCCGGCCAACTTCCTCTCGCACAACCCGCACTTCTGCAAGTCGGCCCTGGCCCGCTACAGCCAGTGGGACTTCGTCGAGCTGGTGGTCAAGCACGACGTGCCCTACCACGAGAAGAAACTCGGCCAGCTGTTCTGCGACCGCAAGGCCAGCGACATCCTCAATATGCTGCTGGCCGAGTGCGACGAGCACGGCGTCGACCTGCGCCTGGATACTGCGGTCGAGACCATCGACAAGACCGCGAACGGCTATGCCCTGCGCACCAGCGCCGGCGAGTTCAGCTGCGAGTCGCTGGTGATCGCCACCGGCGGCCTGTCCATCCCCACCCTCGGCGCCACGGGCTTCGGCTACCAGGTGGCCAGGCAGTTCGGCCATACCCTGCTGCCGACCCACGCCGGCCTGGTGCCCTTCACCATCACCGAGCCACAGCTCAAGGCGCTGTGCACCGAGCTGTCCGGCACCTCGGTGGAGGACTGCGTGGTCAGCTGCAACGGGGTCAGCTTCAAGGAGAACATCCTGTTCACCCACAGGGGGTTGAGCGGCCCGGCGATCCTGCAGATCTCCTCGTACTGGCAGCCGGGCGATGCCATCAGCATCAACCTGCTGCCGCACATCGACCTGCCCGAATGGCTGGCGGCACAGCAGCGCGAACGGTCGAACAGCGAGCTGAAGACCCTGCTGGCCGAGCTGTTCACCAAGAAGATGGCCGGCCTGCTGGCCGAGCAGTGGTTCGTCAGCAAGCCGCTCAAGCAGTACACGCCGGCGGAGCTGGAGGCAGTGGCGCAGAAACTGGCCGAGTGGACCCTGGTGCCGGCCGGCACCGAGGGCTACCGCACCGCCGAGGTGACCCTGGGCGGCATCGACACCCGCGAGGTGTCGTCGAAGACCATGGAATCGCAGAAGTCGCCGGGCCTGTACTTCATCGGCGAGGTGCTGGACGTCACCGGCCACCTGGGCGGCTTCAACTTCCAGTGGGCCTGGGCCTCGGCGCATGCCGCCGCGCAGTTTGTCTAG
- a CDS encoding type 1 glutamine amidotransferase domain-containing protein, producing the protein MSAPCILIPLPRRDFDPSEAALAWRQLRRAGYRVCFATPDGQPAEPDPQMLSGEGLDAWGLVPGLRRLRLLGLLLRANGAARAACAEMLEDPDYRQPLRHEGLRVEDFAGLMLPGGHWARGMREYLESKSLQALVAAFFAADKPVAAVCHGVLLAARSQGADGRSVLHGRKTTGLTWKMEKTAWDLTRFYGRWWDGDYYRTYSEARGEPAGYMSVQGEVGRLLASPADFLDVPRDAPDFWRKTSGLHRDTPDDSRPAWVVRDGNYVSGRWPGDMHELMRRFIELLPTA; encoded by the coding sequence ATGTCCGCACCCTGCATCCTGATCCCCCTGCCGCGCCGCGATTTCGATCCCAGCGAGGCCGCCCTGGCCTGGCGCCAGCTGCGCCGGGCCGGCTACCGGGTGTGCTTCGCCACTCCGGACGGCCAGCCGGCGGAGCCGGACCCGCAGATGCTCAGCGGCGAGGGCCTGGATGCCTGGGGCCTGGTCCCCGGCCTGCGCCGGCTCCGGCTGCTCGGCCTGCTGCTGCGCGCCAACGGCGCGGCGCGTGCGGCCTGCGCCGAGATGCTGGAGGACCCGGACTACCGGCAGCCGCTGCGCCACGAGGGCTTGCGCGTCGAGGACTTCGCCGGCCTGATGCTGCCCGGCGGGCACTGGGCCCGCGGCATGCGCGAGTACCTGGAGAGCAAAAGCCTGCAGGCCCTGGTCGCGGCTTTCTTTGCCGCCGACAAGCCGGTGGCGGCGGTCTGCCACGGCGTGCTGCTGGCGGCGCGCAGCCAGGGCGCGGACGGCCGCTCGGTGCTGCACGGGCGCAAGACCACCGGCCTGACCTGGAAGATGGAGAAGACCGCCTGGGACCTGACCCGCTTCTACGGCCGCTGGTGGGACGGCGACTACTACCGCACCTATTCCGAGGCGCGGGGCGAGCCGGCCGGCTACATGAGCGTGCAGGGCGAGGTGGGCCGACTGCTGGCCAGCCCGGCGGATTTTCTCGATGTGCCGCGCGACGCCCCCGACTTCTGGCGCAAGACCAGCGGCCTGCACCGCGACACGCCCGACGACAGCCGCCCGGCCTGGGTGGTGCGCGACGGCAACTATGTCTCCGGGCGCTGGCCGGGCGACATGCACGAGCTGATGCGGCGCTTTATCGAGCTGCTGCCGACGGCGTAG
- a CDS encoding transcription elongation factor GreAB codes for MDKHALQQLVCARLEADLALLVAAAESARQAATHEESKAENKYDTRGLEASYLAAGQSRRAAEIRAALAAWRALAPRPYDEAQGIQLGALIWLAAAGREQCLLLGPDGAGLKLQAEGVAITLITPHAPLGRQLLGQGPGDSVQIGAHTWAVLRVE; via the coding sequence ATGGACAAACACGCCCTCCAGCAGCTGGTCTGCGCCCGCCTCGAAGCCGACCTGGCCCTGCTGGTCGCGGCCGCCGAGAGCGCGCGCCAAGCCGCCACCCACGAAGAAAGCAAGGCCGAGAACAAGTACGACACCCGCGGCCTGGAGGCCTCCTACCTGGCCGCCGGGCAGTCGCGCCGCGCCGCCGAGATCCGCGCCGCCCTGGCCGCCTGGCGCGCCCTGGCGCCGCGCCCCTACGACGAGGCGCAGGGCATCCAGCTCGGCGCGCTGATCTGGCTGGCCGCCGCAGGACGCGAGCAGTGCCTGCTGCTGGGCCCCGACGGCGCCGGCCTGAAGCTGCAGGCCGAGGGCGTGGCCATCACCCTGATCACGCCGCACGCCCCGCTCGGCCGTCAGCTGCTCGGGCAGGGCCCGGGCGACAGCGTGCAGATCGGCGCGCACACCTGGGCAGTGCTGCGGGTGGAGTGA
- a CDS encoding GNAT family N-acetyltransferase, with protein sequence MQLTWHLKHHSDLDKRELYALLELRSRVFVVEQHCPYQDVDGQDLLCDTCHLLAWQDERLLAYLRLLDPATQGGEAVIGRVVIAPEARGSGLGHQLMERAVAACLQRWPGLPIYLSAQAHLQGYYGRYDFVAVTAPYLEDDIPHVGMRRT encoded by the coding sequence ATGCAACTGACCTGGCACCTCAAGCACCACAGCGACCTGGACAAGCGCGAGCTGTACGCCCTGCTCGAACTGCGCTCGCGCGTCTTCGTGGTCGAGCAGCACTGCCCCTACCAGGACGTCGATGGCCAGGACCTGCTCTGCGATACCTGCCACCTGCTGGCCTGGCAGGACGAGCGGCTGCTGGCCTACCTGCGCCTGCTCGACCCGGCGACCCAGGGCGGCGAGGCGGTGATCGGCCGCGTGGTGATCGCCCCCGAGGCGCGCGGCAGCGGCCTCGGCCACCAGCTGATGGAGCGCGCCGTGGCGGCCTGCCTGCAGCGCTGGCCCGGACTGCCGATCTACCTCTCGGCGCAAGCCCACCTGCAGGGCTACTACGGCCGCTATGACTTCGTCGCGGTGACCGCGCCGTACCTGGAAGACGACATCCCGCACGTCGGCATGCGCCGCACCTGA
- the fba gene encoding class II fructose-bisphosphate aldolase (catalyzes the reversible aldol condensation of dihydroxyacetonephosphate and glyceraldehyde 3-phosphate in the Calvin cycle, glycolysis, and/or gluconeogenesis), which translates to MALISMRQMLDHAAEFGYGVPAFNVNNLEQMRAIMEAADKTDSPVIVQASAGARKYAGAPFLRHLILAAIEEFPHIPVCMHQDHGTSPDVCQRSIQLGFSSVMMDGSLKEDGKTPADYDYNVRVTQQTVAFAHACGVSVEGELGCLGSLETGMAGEEDGVGAEGVLDHSQLLTDPEEAAAFVKATQVDALAIAIGTSHGAYKFTKPPTGDVLSIERIKEIHKRIPNTHLVMHGSSSVPQEWLKVINEFGGDIKETYGVPVEEIVEGIKHGVRKVNIDTDLRLASTGAIRRMMAEHPSEFDPRKFFAKTIEAMRDICIARYEAFGTAGNASKIKPISLEGMYKRYASGELAAKVN; encoded by the coding sequence ATGGCACTTATCAGCATGCGCCAGATGCTCGACCACGCCGCCGAATTCGGCTACGGCGTGCCGGCCTTCAACGTCAACAACCTCGAGCAGATGCGCGCCATCATGGAAGCGGCCGACAAGACCGACTCCCCGGTGATCGTCCAGGCTTCCGCCGGTGCCCGCAAATACGCCGGCGCACCCTTCCTGCGCCACCTGATCCTGGCCGCCATCGAGGAATTCCCGCATATCCCGGTGTGCATGCACCAGGACCACGGCACCAGCCCGGACGTGTGCCAGCGCTCGATCCAGCTGGGCTTCAGCTCGGTGATGATGGACGGCTCGCTGAAGGAAGACGGCAAGACCCCGGCCGACTATGACTACAACGTGCGCGTGACCCAGCAGACCGTGGCCTTCGCGCATGCCTGCGGCGTGTCCGTGGAAGGCGAACTGGGCTGCCTGGGCAGCCTGGAAACCGGCATGGCCGGCGAGGAAGACGGCGTCGGCGCCGAAGGCGTGCTGGACCACAGCCAGCTGCTGACCGATCCGGAAGAAGCCGCGGCCTTCGTCAAGGCCACCCAGGTCGATGCCCTGGCCATCGCCATCGGCACCAGCCACGGCGCCTACAAGTTCACCAAGCCGCCGACCGGCGACGTGCTCTCCATCGAGCGCATCAAGGAAATCCACAAGCGCATCCCCAACACCCACCTGGTGATGCACGGCTCCTCCTCGGTGCCGCAGGAGTGGCTGAAGGTGATCAACGAGTTCGGCGGCGACATCAAGGAAACCTACGGCGTGCCGGTCGAGGAAATCGTCGAGGGCATCAAGCACGGCGTGCGCAAGGTCAACATCGACACCGACCTGCGTCTGGCCTCCACCGGCGCCATCCGCCGCATGATGGCCGAGCACCCGAGCGAGTTCGACCCGCGCAAGTTCTTCGCCAAGACCATCGAAGCCATGCGCGACATCTGCATCGCCCGCTACGAAGCCTTCGGCACCGCTGGCAATGCCTCCAAGATCAAGCCGATCTCCCTGGAAGGCATGTACAAGCGCTACGCCAGCGGCGAGCTGGCGGCCAAGGTCAACTAA
- a CDS encoding phosphoglycerate kinase: MTVLKMTDLDLAGKRVLIREDLNVPVKDGVVKSDARILASLPTIKLALEKGAAVMVCSHLGRPTEGEFSEENSLAPVAAYLSKALGRDVPLVKDYLGGVEVKAGEIVLFENVRFNKGEKKNADELAQQYAALCDVFVMDAFGTAHRAEGSTHGVAKFAKVACAGPLLAAELDALGKALGNPQRPMAAIVAGSKVSTKLDVLNSLSQICDQLIVGGGIANTFLAAAGYKVGKSLYEADLVDTAKAIAGKVSVPLPVDVVVAKAFAEDAEATVKAIADVADDDMILDIGPQTAAQFAELLKSSKTILWNGPVGVFEFDQFGNGTKVLAQAIAESPAFSIAGGGDTLAAIDKYGVGEQISYISTGGGAFLEFVEGKVLPAVAVLEQRAQ; the protein is encoded by the coding sequence ATGACCGTTCTGAAGATGACCGATCTCGACCTCGCCGGTAAGCGCGTGCTGATCCGCGAAGACCTCAACGTGCCGGTGAAGGACGGCGTGGTGAAGAGCGACGCGCGCATCCTCGCCTCTCTGCCGACCATCAAGCTGGCCCTGGAGAAGGGCGCTGCGGTGATGGTCTGCTCGCACCTGGGCCGCCCGACCGAGGGCGAGTTCTCCGAGGAGAACAGCCTGGCGCCGGTCGCCGCCTACCTGAGCAAGGCCCTGGGCCGCGACGTGCCGCTGGTCAAGGACTACCTGGGCGGCGTCGAGGTGAAAGCCGGCGAGATCGTGCTGTTCGAGAACGTGCGCTTCAACAAGGGTGAGAAGAAGAACGCCGACGAGCTGGCCCAGCAATACGCCGCCCTGTGCGACGTGTTCGTGATGGACGCCTTCGGCACCGCTCACCGCGCCGAGGGTTCGACCCACGGCGTGGCCAAGTTCGCCAAGGTCGCCTGCGCCGGCCCGCTGCTGGCCGCCGAGCTGGACGCCCTGGGCAAGGCCCTGGGCAACCCGCAACGTCCGATGGCGGCCATCGTCGCCGGCTCCAAGGTGTCGACCAAGCTCGACGTGCTGAACAGCCTGAGCCAGATCTGCGACCAGCTGATCGTCGGTGGCGGCATCGCCAACACCTTCCTCGCCGCGGCCGGCTACAAGGTTGGCAAGTCGCTGTACGAGGCCGATCTGGTCGACACCGCCAAGGCCATCGCGGGCAAGGTCAGCGTGCCTCTGCCGGTCGACGTGGTGGTGGCCAAGGCCTTCGCCGAAGACGCCGAGGCGACCGTGAAAGCCATCGCCGACGTCGCCGACGACGATATGATCCTCGACATCGGCCCGCAGACCGCTGCGCAGTTCGCCGAGCTGCTGAAGTCGTCCAAGACCATCCTGTGGAACGGCCCGGTCGGCGTGTTCGAGTTCGACCAGTTCGGCAACGGCACCAAGGTGCTGGCCCAGGCCATCGCCGAGAGCCCGGCGTTCTCTATCGCCGGTGGTGGCGACACCCTGGCCGCGATCGACAAGTACGGCGTGGGCGAGCAGATCAGCTACATCTCCACCGGTGGCGGCGCCTTCCTCGAGTTCGTCGAGGGCAAGGTGCTGCCGGCCGTGGCAGTGCTGGAACAGCGCGCCCAATAA